One Mya arenaria isolate MELC-2E11 chromosome 5, ASM2691426v1 genomic window carries:
- the LOC128234461 gene encoding uncharacterized protein LOC128234461, with the protein MSSWERCTYSSFLKVTFIFGLAMFSLQLSLLPSYNGPVPLLPRRLVIKQRGEGSGPKWGRRINHSNFSLSELLLNASTPRREGSGSEKGRQKHHSNFSLLDLPHNVGTHRREEGSGSEMGRQKHHSNFSLLDLPHNAGTSPTQKKMLGVTRKLAPSPRVHVAGHDGHDGFELAAHARKTCRAEKFPSPGVILPAHLHTVASLRVVFCPMEKIGTTFWRRLLYMLTCPEPKRANYSTPFDVPIDLALKYSKILFTPVNKATQKLLSDSAFSFMFVRNPYDRLLSAFIDKLVAPNPTYWNILGLKALQLCRPGFKVPPHLIQRSPINPGDPRRGVVLSPPTVGHDITFPEFIKYVTASEMNPKPSDNHIISIRKGCKPCTSQFTYIGRMETFSSDAFFIMKKLGMNKTVERLQSSMKNLSIDDAITDSIRSPFEWKKDIRKFITWDQALQRIWLKLQMRGIIEFDIKLNMSSGQVDTVSEDEFINLARAAHKRSNADVLKKQKDEVRMEAFRSVPLKDLNAFKDTYREDFLLFGYEMTPQKYYNRGEEPIASMKYFNYNHLN; encoded by the exons CGTGGAGAAGGGTCAGGGCCGAAATGGGGTCGACGTATAAACCACAGCAACTTCTCCCTCTCCGAGCTTTTACTCAATGCCAGCACTCCG CGTCGAGAAGGGTCAGGGTCGGAAAAGGGTCGACAAAAACACCACAGCAACTTCTCCCTGTTAGACCTTCCACACAATGTCGGCACTCAT CGTCGAGAGGAAGGGTCAGGGTCGGAAATGGGTCGACAAAAACACCACAGCAACTTCTCCCTCTTAGACCTTCCACACAATGCCGGCACTTCT cccacacagaaaaaaatgttgggTGTAACCAGGAAATTGGCGCCCTCCCCTCGCGTGCATGTAGCTGGTCACGATGGTCATGACGGGTTTGAGCTAGCTGCGCATGCGCGAAAAACATGTCGCGCGGAGAAATTCCCGTCCCCCGGAGTAATATTGCCCGCGCACCTACACACTGTGGCCAGCCTACGAGTGGTCTTCTGTCCAATGGAGAAGATAG GAACCACATTTTGGAGGCGATTACTCTACATGTTAACATGCCCGGAGCCCAAGAGGGCAAACTATTCCACCCCCTTCGACGTACCCATTGACCTCGCCCTGAAATACTCAAAAATATTGTTCACCCCAGTCAACAAGGCTACACAAAAACTGCTCAGTGACAGTGCTTTTAGTTTTATGTTCGTCCGAAACCCGTACGATCGGTTGTTGTCAGCTTTCATTGACAAGCTAGTTGCTCCGAACCCTACGTATTGGAACATACTCGGCCTTAAAGCCTTACAATTGTGCCGGCCCGGCTTTAAAGTGCCCCCACATTTAATTCAAAGATCGCCGATTAATCCCGGTGACCCGAGACGTGGGGTAGTCCTTTCTCCTCCTACAGTTGGTCATGACATTACCTTTCctgaatttataaaatatgtgacAGCCAGTGAGATGAACCCAAAGCCCTCTGATAATCATATCATTAGCATAAGGAAAGGGTGTAAGCCTTGTACTTCTCAGTTTACGTACATTGGACGTATGGAGACATTCTCAAGCGACGCTTTCTTCATTATGAAGAAGCTTGGAATGAACAAGACGGTGGAGAGACTTCAATCATCAATGAAAAATCTTTCCATAGATGATGCTATAACGGACAGCATCCGAAGTCCGTTCGAGTGGAAGAAAGATATTCGTAAGTTCATAACCTGGGATCAAGCTTTACAGAGGATTTGGCTGAAACTTCAAATGCGTGGTATAATAGAGTTTGATATTAAACTTAACATGTCAAGTGGACAAGTTGACACAGTCAGTGAAGATGAGTTTATCAATCTAGCCCGAGCCGCACATAAACGTTCAAATGCAGACGTTCTGAAGAAACAGAAAGATGAAGTTAGAATGGAGGCATTTAGAAGCGTTCCTTTGAAAGACTTAAACGCATTTAAAGACACATACCGGGAGGATTTTCTATTATTTGGATATGAAATGACGCCACAGAAGTATTATAACAGAGGAGAGGAGCCGATTGCGTCTATGAAATACTTCAAttacaatcatttaaattaa